In Leptospira montravelensis, the DNA window ATGCCAAAAGAAATTAAATCTAAGGCAATGGTTGTCAGTTACCAACCGTTATCATAAAAAGAAAGATCGTCAAAAACCTTGGCCTTCGGCTTTCCTAAAGAACTTAGGAGAGCCTTTTTCTACCCTACCCCAAACTCCAAATGAGAAATGAATTGCAAATTTGTAAGTTTTAGATTGTCTAATCCTTAGAATGGAAACAGAGGAAACTCCCCATCATAGCCTTACCTATGGAACCAGTAGGCTTGCACCAAGTATCAGTCTTGTGGACAGGGCCAAAGAAATTGAATTGGCAGAAGAATCTGTCCAACTTCATTTACATGGAAAACTGGAAGTCATTGCAGGACAAATCCGTCGCCTGAAAGAAGAAGCAGAACTCATTTTAAAACGTGCGGAAAAAGACATTGAACTTCATAAAGCCCGTTGCCAGTTTGAAAAAAAACCAGGCCAAACCATTCATTTATATGAAAAGGAAAATGGTTCTTATTTTTCTCTCCTTTCTCCTAAAGATTGGGGAAACCATCCTCCACATTCCTACAAAGGTTCTTATATCATGAATCCAGATAGAAGTTTCACAGAAGTATTTTTAGATTCCAAAGAATAACACCTAACTTTGATTCCATTTATAAAATTGAAAATCAAAGTGATCCTCAGATGGTTTGGAATTTTTTTACAGGGAGGGCCAATTAATTTTGGATTAAAACCTTACCCCGATGATCATACAACCTGGTCGGAAGAATTAAAACTCACTCTCCCTATACTTTCTTCTCCTTTCAAAGAAGGAAAACTCCATAACCTTCAAGTTGCTATCGATAAGATAAACAACATGGTTTTGTATCCAGGAAAAATCTTTTCTTTTTGGTATGAAATCGGGGAACCCACAATCAAAAAAGGATTCAAAGAAGGGCGTGTGATCCGAAAAGGTCAAGTCAGTTCTGAAATTGCAGGTGGACTTTGCCAATTGTCCGGAATCATTTATTATTTATCCTTAGAGTTAGGATTAGAAATCTTAGAACGATTCCCCCACTCCCGGGATTTATACAATGAAGACACAAGGTTTACTCCACTGGGAACAGATGCATCCATTGTCTTTCCAACAAAAGATTTACGTATCAAAAACACTTTGTCTTTTCCGCTGCATTTTTCTTGGGTCCTTTTGGAATCCGAACTTACATTTCTCATCCAATCGCAATCACCACTCAAACGTAAAAACTTATATTTTAAACAAACAGAAAAAAATGGATATTCGCATGTCCAAGTTTTTGTAGATTCAGAAACTGATGGCAAACCGAAACTTTGTTCTACCGATGCCTATAAATTATAAAAAACTTGGTTTTGTTTTATTTATTTTTCTTTTGATTGTATCTTTACAACTTGCAGTGCAGTTGAGTTCTCCTTTTGCTTACGGGGCCGATGGATATTATTATGCAGCACAAGTCAATTCCTACATAACTAAAGGTAGGTTCTTTAGCCCCGATTCCTCTCCCATTTTGTATGGACTGGTTTTATTTTCCAAACTGGGAACAAACATCGTCATCACAAATAAAGTATTTGTTTCTTTACTGGTAGGATTTTTGTTTTTAGCAGGATACAGATTAGCATTCGCACTCATCCAGAATTTTTTCCAATCAATCCTTTTTGGACTCCTCCTTATTTCCTCTTCCTTTATCCCTCATTTCAGTTTTAATTTTATTAAAAATCTAGGTGGGATTGTTTTTTTTATCTTATTTTTAACTGAACTCTGGATTTTAGAAAACCTAGAAAACAAGAAAAAGCGAATCCATTATTTACGATTGGCACTCTGTTTTGTTTTGGTGTTTCTTAGCCATAAAATCACAGCGGGGCTTTCTTTACTTCTTTTATTGCCTTGGATTTGGAAACAAGTTCCCCTTTCCAAACAATTTCGTATCCTCATCCTTTTCGGATTCCCTCTCAGTTTGGTTGGCCTTAGTCTTTTATTTCCCAATGTTTTACACTGGAAGGATTTAAAAACTGTTTTATGGGAAGATTTAGAATTTCAATTTCTTTCTCCTTTTTATAAGTATTCACAGATTTTTCCCGAATTTCTATGGGAACAAATTCTTTTCTTTTTCTCTCCATTGTTTTATTGGAGCACAAGAGCAAATCTAGATAAAAAATCAAAAACATTCTACGACAAACTTGTTATCTTATTTTTTCTACTTTCACTACCTATCTTCAGTTATAGGGCTTTTAGTTTTCCATTTCGATTGTTTTTATTAATTTTTATTCCAGCAAACCTTCTACTACTCCCTAGTCTTTCAAAAATCAAATCGAAATTAGCAATTGGAACCTTATGTTTGTTTTTGTTTTTCTATCAATGGTTTTCGATGAACCGAGAAAAAGATTTTAACAACCAAGATTATAAATTATATTCGATTTTACTTCCTTTGTTCCAATTTCCTAAAGAATCTCTTATCATCGTTCACCAAGGTTTTGATTATTTTATTTGTTACAATAAGGCGGGCGATGCGTTTCATTTTCTGCCGGAAGAGAAACACAAAGGAAGACCAATTTATAGAATTGTATATGGAGTATCGGCCACTGAGTATAAAAAATACCTTCCCCTCGAAACCAAAATTCAATATTTACCTGGATTTTATTCTGTTCTGGAAGAAACAAATTGGCAGGAGTTTTTAAAACAACTTCCTGCCGAATCTAAAAAAAGAATTTTAAATTGGAAAAACCCACACACACATCGAACGAGTATGATGTTACGGAATGAATCCTTTAAGGAGAAGAATAAGAAGATTTAGTAAATGCATATTCGCTTTTACAAATTTCCTCTTTTTCCTTTTTTTCATGCAGTAACAAAAGATTGTCACCACAAACTGCAAAGTAAATGTCCTCTTTTCCAGCTACTGGATAGGTACTTAACGAAACCAGATATTCGTCAGAATCGGTATATTCAAAATAAGCATTATTGTAGGCAGTTCTTTCTTCTTCCGTTTGCGGAAATTGAATAAATACCGATGGACGAATCAACCTAGATTTTGTATCAAAAACTAAATGGTCAGAATATACATCAAACACACCTTCTAACTTTTCGTTAATACCTGAATACTGATTGAACTTTCGATATATAAAATTTTCCCCATAAAACTCAATGGTATCCGTACATTCCAATCTATCTGGCATTTTACAAAAAACAAAATTTCCCTGAACCGCTGCCATCATAGCATCTCGTGATTCTACTTTAGTATTGGAAAGATATCCACCAAACACCCAACCAGTGATTTCCTTGGATTGAACCTTATACCAGTAAGCAGTCAGTCCATCAATGTCCATATCATTTTCTGATTTTTCTAAAACCTTAACTTCATCACCTAGTTTTAGTTTTCCCACTTTTTCTCCATCGAGCGTCGGAGTTTTTCTGGCATTAAGAACTGTAGCTGATATAAAGGCATTTTTACCCACTTCAATGGTTGGAGACTTTTTACACTGGAATATAAAAAGGAGGGTAATTAAAATTAGAAACAGATTCTTCATGAAAGAAAGATTGGTTTAAGGGAGAAAATTTGGCAAGAAAAAATGTTATCAACTTAAAGAAAGAATTTCACCTAACAAAATTTAGATGAAACTCAGTAAACTTAAATTTTATTTTGTAAACAAAGAAGCCAATGAAGAAAGTTGAGAAGTAATATCGCCACCCGGCTCTTTTCCATCAGGAGAAAGTTTATCAATCACCATTGGCAATAAATTCCCAATGAGACCTGCTGTAGCTTCTGAATCTAAACCTACTTTTTTTGCAAGTTCCTGAACAGAATCGCTCCCTAAAACCTTCAAAACCTCGGCCGCACTTATATTTACATTTTCTCCAGTTCCAACCCAAGAGGAAGCAGCTTCTGCAAATCCTTTGTCTTTGAACTTTTGGACAATTCCTGAAACTCCCCCGTTCTCTTCTATAATCTTCTGGATACCTGATACAACTTGGGGATTGTTTTGCACTAGCTCCACTGCCTGAGCTGCGACGGCTTTCAAACTTTCAAAAAAACTCATTGGCAAACAATGACTTAGAGAATTCCAAAAGAAAAGATATTTTTTAAAAAAAGGCCAATCCTAGGTTTTGACACCTTCTCTCATTTTCTTTTTTTAGAAGACAATAAATTATTGCAATCACATCCGCTACTTACAAACATCAATCCAATGTTAGTTGTATTATACCATGAAATTTAGACCATCCAACCAATTTCTGACCTTACGACTAATGACAATTGGAATTGCTTTATTTTTAAGCAATTGTTG includes these proteins:
- a CDS encoding SH3 domain-containing protein; this translates as MKNLFLILITLLFIFQCKKSPTIEVGKNAFISATVLNARKTPTLDGEKVGKLKLGDEVKVLEKSENDMDIDGLTAYWYKVQSKEITGWVFGGYLSNTKVESRDAMMAAVQGNFVFCKMPDRLECTDTIEFYGENFIYRKFNQYSGINEKLEGVFDVYSDHLVFDTKSRLIRPSVFIQFPQTEEERTAYNNAYFEYTDSDEYLVSLSTYPVAGKEDIYFAVCGDNLLLLHEKKEKEEICKSEYAFTKSSYSSP
- a CDS encoding DUF2452 domain-containing protein, producing METEETPHHSLTYGTSRLAPSISLVDRAKEIELAEESVQLHLHGKLEVIAGQIRRLKEEAELILKRAEKDIELHKARCQFEKKPGQTIHLYEKENGSYFSLLSPKDWGNHPPHSYKGSYIMNPDRSFTEVFLDSKE
- a CDS encoding YidB family protein — encoded protein: MSFFESLKAVAAQAVELVQNNPQVVSGIQKIIEENGGVSGIVQKFKDKGFAEAASSWVGTGENVNISAAEVLKVLGSDSVQELAKKVGLDSEATAGLIGNLLPMVIDKLSPDGKEPGGDITSQLSSLASLFTK
- a CDS encoding VanW family protein — its product is MIPFIKLKIKVILRWFGIFLQGGPINFGLKPYPDDHTTWSEELKLTLPILSSPFKEGKLHNLQVAIDKINNMVLYPGKIFSFWYEIGEPTIKKGFKEGRVIRKGQVSSEIAGGLCQLSGIIYYLSLELGLEILERFPHSRDLYNEDTRFTPLGTDASIVFPTKDLRIKNTLSFPLHFSWVLLESELTFLIQSQSPLKRKNLYFKQTEKNGYSHVQVFVDSETDGKPKLCSTDAYKL